One genomic region from Geoalkalibacter sp. encodes:
- the proB gene encoding glutamate 5-kinase, which yields MRQNFLKRVRRAVVKIGSNVISNGEGLLPSRIAAISEDVCRLRAQGLEVILVSSGAVAAGKGVLGISGRPQTIPLKQAAAAIGQPRLMRAYKECFQSQGYLAAQVLLTRDDLANRRRYLNARNTLLTLLEFGVTPIINENDTVVVEEIRFGDNDNLSALVTTLLEADLLVILSDVDGLYDRNPATNPEARLIPLVERVTDEIEAMAGGEGSALGTGGMATKVKAARRACLNGVGTLIVNGREPRILERAFAGEELGTYFLPARDRMAAKKHWIAFTKKPRGKIFVDEGARRALVEGGKSLLPSGIKGVEGRFERGDSVRLCDLDGVEFAKGVIGYNLMELLRIMGKKTSEIEATLGYKYGDEVIHRDNLVISAGSEADED from the coding sequence ATGCGTCAGAATTTTCTCAAGCGGGTGCGCCGGGCGGTCGTCAAGATCGGCAGCAACGTCATTTCCAACGGCGAGGGCCTGCTGCCGTCGCGCATCGCGGCGATCAGCGAGGATGTCTGTCGTCTGCGCGCCCAGGGCCTGGAAGTCATTCTGGTCTCCTCGGGGGCGGTGGCCGCCGGCAAGGGCGTGCTCGGCATCAGCGGCCGGCCCCAGACCATACCCCTCAAGCAGGCCGCGGCCGCCATCGGCCAGCCGCGCCTCATGCGCGCCTACAAGGAATGCTTCCAGTCCCAGGGCTATCTGGCCGCCCAAGTGCTCTTGACCCGCGACGATCTCGCCAACCGGCGCCGTTATCTCAATGCCCGCAATACCCTGTTGACCCTGCTCGAATTCGGCGTGACGCCGATCATCAATGAAAACGACACGGTGGTGGTCGAGGAAATCCGCTTCGGCGACAACGACAACCTCTCCGCCCTGGTGACGACCCTGCTCGAAGCCGATCTGCTGGTGATTCTCTCCGACGTGGACGGACTCTACGACCGCAATCCCGCGACGAACCCCGAGGCGCGCCTGATTCCCCTGGTCGAGCGCGTCACCGACGAGATCGAGGCCATGGCGGGCGGCGAGGGCTCGGCCCTGGGCACCGGCGGCATGGCGACCAAGGTCAAGGCGGCGCGCCGCGCCTGTCTCAACGGCGTCGGCACCCTGATCGTCAACGGTCGCGAGCCGCGGATTCTGGAGCGCGCCTTTGCCGGCGAGGAGCTGGGCACCTATTTTCTGCCGGCGCGCGACCGCATGGCCGCCAAGAAGCACTGGATCGCCTTCACCAAGAAGCCGCGCGGCAAGATCTTTGTCGACGAGGGCGCGCGCCGCGCCCTGGTGGAGGGCGGCAAGAGCCTGCTGCCCTCGGGCATCAAGGGCGTCGAGGGGCGTTTCGAGCGCGGCGATTCGGTGCGGCTGTGCGATCTGGACGGCGTGGAGTTCGCCAAGGGCGTGATCGGCTATAATCTCATGGAACTGCTGCGCATCATGGGCAAGAAAACCTCCGAAATCGAGGCGACCCTGGGCTACAAATACGGCGACGAGGTGATCCATCGCGATAATCTGGTCATTTCCGCCGGCTCCGAAGCGGACGAGGATTGA
- a CDS encoding glutamate-5-semialdehyde dehydrogenase, whose translation MTIAEQMLEVARAARRASRTLANLSTAVKNEMLLRMADALEKAVAALMEANEKDLAAARERGLSPAMIDRLILDEKRIAAMAEGLREVAALPDPVGEVTGMWRRPSGIQVGRVRIPLGVIGIVYESRPNVTADAAGLCLKSGNAVVLRGGSEAIHSNTAIGAVLKGELKRLGLPEAAVQIVATTDRQAVLELLKCEEHIDLIIPRGGESLIRFVAEHSRIPVIKHYKGVCHTFIDASADFDMAEKICINAKVQRPGVCNAMETLLIHKDIAETFVPRIAHALRAQGVELRGCPITRAFAPEVKAAVAEDWGAEFLDLILAVRVVDDLDEAIAHIERYGSLHTEVIVTRDYANSQRFLREVNSSVVMVNASSRFSDGNQFGLGAEIGISTTKLHSFGPMGLEDLTTRKFIVLGDGQIRA comes from the coding sequence ATGACCATCGCCGAGCAGATGCTTGAAGTGGCCCGCGCGGCCCGCCGGGCTTCGCGCACTCTGGCCAACCTCTCCACGGCCGTCAAGAACGAGATGCTGCTGCGCATGGCCGACGCCCTCGAAAAGGCCGTCGCGGCGCTGATGGAGGCCAACGAGAAGGATCTGGCCGCCGCGCGTGAGCGCGGCTTGTCGCCCGCCATGATCGATCGTTTAATACTCGATGAAAAACGCATCGCCGCCATGGCCGAGGGCCTGCGCGAAGTCGCCGCCCTGCCCGATCCGGTGGGTGAGGTGACGGGCATGTGGCGCCGTCCCAGCGGTATTCAGGTGGGCCGGGTGCGCATTCCCCTGGGGGTGATCGGCATCGTCTACGAATCACGCCCCAACGTCACCGCCGACGCCGCGGGCCTGTGCCTCAAGAGCGGCAATGCCGTGGTGCTGCGCGGCGGCTCCGAGGCGATTCACTCCAACACCGCCATCGGCGCGGTGCTCAAGGGCGAACTCAAGCGCCTGGGGCTGCCCGAGGCGGCGGTGCAGATCGTCGCCACCACCGATCGCCAGGCGGTGCTCGAACTGCTCAAGTGCGAGGAGCACATCGATCTCATCATCCCGCGCGGCGGCGAGAGCCTGATCCGCTTTGTCGCCGAGCATTCGCGCATTCCGGTGATCAAGCACTACAAGGGCGTATGTCACACCTTCATCGACGCCAGCGCTGATTTCGACATGGCGGAGAAGATCTGCATCAACGCCAAGGTGCAGCGCCCCGGGGTGTGCAACGCCATGGAAACCCTGCTCATCCACAAGGATATCGCCGAAACTTTCGTGCCGCGCATCGCCCATGCCCTGCGCGCCCAGGGCGTGGAGCTACGCGGCTGCCCCATCACCCGCGCATTCGCTCCCGAGGTCAAGGCGGCCGTCGCGGAGGATTGGGGCGCCGAATTTCTCGATCTGATTCTCGCGGTGCGGGTGGTGGACGATCTCGACGAGGCCATCGCCCATATCGAGCGCTACGGTTCGCTGCACACCGAGGTGATCGTCACCCGCGACTATGCCAACAGCCAGCGCTTTTTGCGCGAGGTCAATTCGAGCGTGGTCATGGTCAATGCCTCCTCGCGCTTTTCCGACGGCAATCAGTTCGGCCTGGGCGCCGAAATCGGCATTTCCACCACCAAGCTGCATTCCTTCGGCCCCATGGGGCTGGAGGATCTGACCACGCGCAAATTCATCGTCCTCGGCGACGGTCAGATCCGGGCGTAG
- the nadD gene encoding nicotinate-nucleotide adenylyltransferase translates to MKTGILGGTFNPIHLAHLRIAEEVREALGLDRVLFVPAATPPHKALSGEVAFHHRLAMVRAAIADNTAFAVSDLESRRGGKSYSVDTLRILREEAPGEEFFFIMGMDSFREIHTWYAYTRLFELCHIVVTARPGSAGGPPRTLLPVAVADQFCYDGAAERLVHRSGFSVFFLEETFLDISSTRIRQLVAAGRSVRYLVPPAVESYLHHHALYQGSARF, encoded by the coding sequence ATGAAAACCGGGATTCTCGGCGGCACCTTCAATCCCATCCATCTGGCGCACCTGCGCATCGCCGAGGAAGTGCGCGAGGCTCTCGGTCTGGATCGGGTGCTCTTTGTTCCGGCGGCCACCCCCCCGCACAAGGCTCTGAGCGGCGAGGTGGCCTTTCACCACCGGCTGGCCATGGTGCGGGCGGCCATCGCCGACAATACCGCCTTTGCCGTGAGCGATCTGGAGAGCCGGCGCGGCGGCAAGAGTTATTCGGTGGATACCTTGCGCATTTTGCGCGAGGAGGCGCCCGGGGAAGAGTTTTTCTTCATCATGGGGATGGATTCCTTTCGCGAGATCCACACCTGGTACGCATATACGCGGCTCTTCGAGCTGTGCCACATCGTCGTGACGGCGCGTCCGGGCAGTGCCGGGGGGCCGCCCCGGACGCTGCTGCCGGTTGCGGTGGCCGATCAGTTCTGTTATGATGGCGCCGCCGAAAGGCTCGTACACCGCTCGGGATTTTCCGTATTTTTTCTCGAAGAAACGTTTCTCGACATTTCCTCGACCCGGATCCGGCAACTGGTCGCGGCGGGGCGTTCGGTGCGCTATCTGGTGCCGCCGGCGGTGGAATCCTATCTGCATCATCACGCCCTCTATCAGGGCTCCGCGAGGTTCTGA
- the rsfS gene encoding ribosome silencing factor: MQSDKRALLCAAHALEKKASDVRLIDVRKLSSLTDFLVIATGRSDRQVQAIAEGVRLGLKKEHQTLPLAVEGVNEGRWVLIDYGDVMVHVFQPAVREFYDLDGLWREAPEVEIPAEYHWESRAVAR, from the coding sequence TTGCAATCCGACAAGCGGGCGCTGCTCTGCGCCGCCCATGCCCTGGAAAAAAAAGCCTCCGACGTGCGTCTGATCGACGTGCGCAAACTGTCTTCGCTGACGGATTTTCTGGTGATCGCCACGGGTCGCTCCGATCGGCAGGTGCAAGCCATTGCCGAGGGGGTGCGCCTTGGCCTGAAGAAGGAGCACCAGACTCTGCCCCTGGCCGTGGAAGGGGTGAACGAGGGCCGCTGGGTGCTCATCGACTACGGCGATGTCATGGTCCATGTGTTTCAACCGGCGGTGCGCGAATTCTACGACCTGGACGGGCTTTGGCGCGAGGCGCCCGAGGTGGAGATCCCCGCCGAGTACCACTGGGAGAGCAGGGCCGTCGCGCGGTGA
- a CDS encoding 23S rRNA (pseudouridine(1915)-N(3))-methyltransferase RlmH, with protein sequence MKIRLLCVGRMSDAALRSGVEDFTARIRRYLPLEVIELKEEKVGGRRPEAARIRELEAERLLAKIGAAAFVVALDETGRRMTSEGFARLLEQHMVHATAEMLFVLGGAYGLGAGVKERSDLLLSLSDMTFTHQMARLFLLEQIYRGLTIVRNEPYHNR encoded by the coding sequence GTGAAAATCCGCCTGTTGTGCGTCGGACGCATGAGCGATGCCGCGTTGCGCTCCGGCGTTGAGGATTTCACGGCTCGGATCCGCCGCTACCTGCCCCTGGAGGTCATCGAGCTCAAGGAAGAAAAGGTCGGTGGGCGCAGGCCCGAGGCGGCGCGCATCCGCGAGCTTGAGGCCGAGCGGCTGCTGGCGAAAATCGGTGCGGCGGCTTTCGTGGTCGCCCTGGATGAAACCGGGCGGCGCATGACCTCGGAGGGCTTCGCGCGGCTGCTGGAGCAGCACATGGTACATGCCACCGCAGAGATGCTCTTCGTGCTCGGCGGCGCCTATGGCCTTGGCGCCGGAGTGAAAGAGCGCAGCGATCTGCTGCTGTCTCTTTCGGATATGACCTTTACCCATCAGATGGCGCGGCTCTTTCTGCTGGAGCAGATCTACCGGGGCCTGACCATCGTGCGCAATGAGCCCTACCACAACCGCTGA